A part of Thiomicrorhabdus sediminis genomic DNA contains:
- the soxC gene encoding sulfite dehydrogenase: MTDQIVEKVAVQTEESRNQGRRAFLKGSAAVAGGVMFTKAASAAEGAGYDAKKAVAPYAGKEEITTVLQDGAARKTLGFGVRKYPYGMPSPFEKEVQRRTLEWLTPDSMASITMTPLHQLHGIITPNGLHFERFHGGVPTINPDEHRLVIHGLVERPLIFTMDDLKRFPSVSRIHFVECPANGAMEWKGVQLNSVQWTHGMMSCVEYTGVRLSDLLKEAGIKPEGKWIIPEGADAAGMARSIPLDLAMDDCFIAYAQNGEALRREQGYPIRLVVPGCEANMWVKYLRRIQVHDVPMQHREETSKYTELMPDGTAQRFSWYMEANSVITYPSPDFKMEGPGKYFLRGLAWSGRGKVAHVDISVDGGKTWKEAHFTSPVLDKAWTRFELEWDWDGSEAFLMSRVTDETGYVQPPMPQMRKLEGTNNVYHRTAMVTWRVHAWEDGKNGGLIENVQY; encoded by the coding sequence ATGACAGATCAAATCGTAGAAAAGGTTGCAGTTCAGACTGAAGAATCTCGCAACCAAGGTCGTCGCGCCTTTTTGAAAGGTTCTGCGGCCGTAGCTGGTGGTGTGATGTTCACTAAAGCAGCAAGTGCAGCGGAAGGTGCTGGCTATGACGCTAAGAAAGCGGTAGCACCTTATGCAGGTAAAGAAGAAATCACAACTGTATTACAAGATGGTGCAGCGCGTAAAACACTAGGTTTCGGTGTTCGTAAATACCCATATGGTATGCCTTCTCCTTTCGAGAAAGAAGTTCAGCGTCGTACTCTTGAGTGGTTGACACCTGACTCAATGGCGTCTATCACTATGACTCCATTACACCAGTTACACGGTATCATTACGCCAAACGGTCTTCACTTTGAGCGTTTCCACGGTGGTGTACCTACTATCAATCCTGATGAGCACCGTCTAGTTATTCACGGTCTTGTTGAGCGCCCATTGATCTTCACTATGGATGATCTTAAGCGTTTCCCATCAGTATCACGTATTCACTTCGTAGAGTGTCCTGCTAACGGTGCGATGGAGTGGAAAGGTGTTCAGTTGAACTCTGTTCAGTGGACTCACGGTATGATGTCTTGTGTTGAATACACAGGTGTACGTCTATCTGACCTATTGAAAGAAGCTGGTATCAAGCCAGAAGGTAAGTGGATCATTCCTGAAGGTGCGGATGCAGCTGGTATGGCTCGTTCTATCCCTCTAGATCTAGCGATGGATGACTGTTTCATTGCTTACGCTCAAAACGGTGAAGCGCTACGTCGTGAACAGGGTTACCCTATCCGACTAGTTGTTCCTGGTTGTGAAGCGAACATGTGGGTTAAATACCTACGTCGTATCCAAGTTCACGATGTGCCTATGCAGCACCGTGAAGAAACTTCTAAGTATACAGAATTGATGCCAGATGGTACTGCGCAGCGTTTCTCATGGTACATGGAAGCAAACTCTGTAATCACTTACCCATCACCAGACTTCAAAATGGAAGGTCCTGGTAAATACTTCCTACGCGGTCTAGCTTGGTCTGGTCGTGGTAAGGTTGCTCACGTTGACATCTCTGTTGACGGTGGTAAGACATGGAAAGAAGCTCACTTTACTTCTCCAGTTCTTGATAAAGCTTGGACTCGTTTCGAACTTGAATGGGATTGGGATGGTTCAGAAGCATTCCTAATGAGCCGTGTTACAGATGAAACTGGTTACGTTCAGCCGCCAATGCCGCAGATGCGTAAACTAGAAGGTACAAACAACGTTTACCACCGTACAGCTATGGTTACATGGCGCGTACACGCTTGGGAAGATGGTAAAAACGGAGGCTTGATTGAAAATGTTCAGTACTAA
- a CDS encoding c-type cytochrome encodes MFSTKKTLVVASVATLFSASAFAMSGSSDSNSAAGEKINGKYAANYEEIIKNADGKYLDKAVIEAILGKDATHGRDGLEGKLDPANPYSFEVDDSIDGGNHGNAQCKIPAAFTEVHDSAAANFYDDADFVAYGFGTPIAEAALEKWNIVVDGDGKGLPDPKVGMTVAEGAKLYVQFCGMCHGEFGEGAKGYLPLAVEEDLTTSDFSDPAPMKTVGNYWPYAVTLFDYIRRTMPFWTPNAPYIGDAGYMGMTGYILQSNYIPMDDEGTELEDDTFFNSEVLMKMNKYMKNQGNFFCDHRPVIHNERCMENCDKATVGDGTGDINNYRQARRLPDGTPQYNVPQRLHEDKPGVGHAGM; translated from the coding sequence ATGTTCAGTACTAAGAAAACTTTGGTTGTAGCTTCTGTTGCAACACTATTTTCAGCTTCTGCATTCGCAATGTCTGGTTCTTCAGACAGCAACTCTGCAGCTGGTGAAAAAATTAACGGTAAGTACGCAGCAAACTATGAAGAAATCATCAAGAATGCTGATGGTAAGTACCTAGATAAAGCGGTTATCGAAGCAATCCTTGGTAAAGACGCAACTCACGGTCGTGACGGTCTTGAAGGTAAGCTAGATCCTGCTAACCCTTACTCTTTCGAAGTTGATGACAGCATCGATGGTGGTAACCACGGTAACGCTCAGTGTAAGATTCCTGCGGCATTTACTGAAGTTCACGACAGCGCAGCTGCAAACTTCTATGATGATGCTGACTTCGTAGCTTACGGTTTCGGTACTCCTATTGCTGAAGCGGCTCTAGAGAAGTGGAACATCGTTGTTGATGGTGATGGTAAAGGTCTTCCTGATCCTAAGGTTGGTATGACAGTAGCTGAAGGTGCTAAGCTTTACGTTCAGTTCTGTGGTATGTGTCACGGTGAATTCGGTGAAGGTGCTAAAGGTTACCTACCTCTAGCAGTTGAAGAAGATCTAACAACTTCTGACTTCTCTGATCCAGCTCCAATGAAAACTGTTGGTAACTACTGGCCGTACGCTGTAACTCTTTTCGACTACATCCGTCGTACAATGCCTTTCTGGACACCAAACGCACCATATATCGGTGACGCTGGTTACATGGGTATGACAGGTTACATCCTTCAGTCTAACTACATCCCTATGGATGATGAAGGGACTGAATTAGAAGACGATACTTTCTTCAACTCTGAAGTTCTGATGAAAATGAACAAGTACATGAAGAACCAAGGTAACTTCTTCTGTGACCACCGTCCAGTTATCCACAACGAACGTTGTATGGAAAACTGTGATAAGGCTACTGTAGGTGATGGTACTGGTGATATCAATAACTATCGTCAAGCACGTCGTCTACCTGATGGAACACCTCAGTACAACGTTCCTCAGCGTCTGCACGAAGATAAGCCAGGTGTTGGTCACGCCGGCATGTAA